The Argopecten irradians isolate NY chromosome 4, Ai_NY, whole genome shotgun sequence genome has a window encoding:
- the LOC138322444 gene encoding uncharacterized protein yields the protein MEITTHKVVLAVVIFVCAVISDSECGIPLNSFLSAGKLGRDADDEGNYEDEATNIQGVRGQDLRKLILKKLRFRDLDDQDQANLIESLQLPVKRNQDNLVDKVAALLSGLKVRQISDSPNVRMPSLRFGK from the exons ATGGAAATAACAACACATAAAGTGGTACTGGCAGTGGTGATATTTGTCTGTGCTGTGATAAGTGATTCGGAATGTGGCATTCCTCTGAACTCGTTTCTCTCTGCTGGCAAATTGGGAAGGGACGCCGACGACGAGGGGAATTATGAAGACGAGGCTACAAATATCCAGGGCGTTCGGGGACAAG ATCTTCGGAAACTGATTCTGAAGAAACTTCGATTCCGGGATTTAGATGATCAAGATCAGGCAAATCTAATAGAAAGCTTACAGCTTCcag TGAAGCGGAACCAAGACAACCTCGTCGATAAAGTGGCTGCTCTTCTTTCTGGTCTCAAGGTCCGCCAGATTTCTGACAGTCCTAATGTGCGCATGCCTAGTCTTAGGTTTGGTAAATAA